In the genome of Diabrotica undecimpunctata isolate CICGRU chromosome 2, icDiaUnde3, whole genome shotgun sequence, the window ttgtttcatgatacaactgtcaatttgttTGACATtgcatcattttggctttacaaccctgtgtgggtcctagcctccccaagaatttttctccagtcgtccctatccatcgccttcctccgccaagcacgtatttccatatttctcatgtcttcatcgatgttatctaggaatcttgttctgggtcttcctcttcttctttgaccaataggtctatccaggagcgtttttctagctgggtcggtttgctccatccgcaacttaaaggtttaaactcacgaaggtactttttaaaaagaccctttattaacttttacaactatactgcactgctttattgattgaaaataactgaatttaattacaatactatttcttttatataaaaattaaatgctgacaaaactgttgattgggtttgctgacctccggggttactgcactgtaatttctccatccccttgggaagttttgtgagggatgaacaaaactgAAGGTATGGATTCTGGATCGGCTGTATCTTCTTCTTCGGTTGTCTTCTTTTTCCATATCTCTCGTAATTTGTAAACCAAAATAATGATAAGGGCTGTTGCCaggatatatattggtggtgtcCATAGATGGTAATGGTCCATTGTTTTTAAAGACACGGGTTGGAGTCTTTCTTCTTCCGTTGAGAGTTTATGTAGTTCATCTAACTGGATTCTATCTAATTTTAGAGGCTTTACTGTTGGATTTTCCCCTTGAagactaatttttatttttggcaggGTTAACGGTTCTTCTTTTATTGTTGCTTTGGAGTTGATGTAAACTTCGTTGTTGGTTCTGAGCTCACATCCTGGGGGTAGTTCTATTAGAAATGTTCCTCTGAGTACTTCAATTTTGGAAGTAGAACAGTGGGTGGAGATTTTAGTAGCTTTTGAGAAAACAGCAATATAGTGAGCTTCCGATACTTTTTGGATAATTGTTGTGCTAATTGTGATCGGCACGTTTTGACATTGGGCGGCATCATTGGATAATTTTAGGATTTGATTGATGCAGTCGTCAGTTTCTGTATTTTCTTGCGGGAACTTCTCTGGACAAATGAATTTCTTTGGTTCACTCTTTCTGCATGGTAGGTCCATGTATTGAAAAAGTTCTGAGTTAGAAGCTAAATATGTCTGACATTGatagatacaaaatttaattgttgtttgttgtgtacacatttgaactttcttgagctatttataagttttaatttataatttaacatgcttAAAGAGGCTCAAGACAAAtctgaacagaatggaaaaataataataatactaataaatatatatttacaaaaggaacatttttattatcgagagagaaaatatattatctgtctctctcttacctatatcttacatatttaATGATTTTGCTGATTCACTCctgtacaaatttccaacgtcgaatgtgcgtatagaagtataacttcaataaccTCATTGTGGTGTCATTTGCAAATATAATAAATCTGCCATTAATGTCGAGGTTAATTATGTTATCAAAATATATCATATAAATAAGAAAAAGATAGGATCACAACTAATAAAGATATTACTAGAGTAGCGCTCATTGATTGATACAGACTGGCATCTTCAAAGTAAGAACTGAACCACTTTAGAGCCATACCTCTAAAACCATATctttccagttttttaagaagtATTTTGTGATTGACACAACCAAAGGTTTTAGAAAACCACAGCAGCAACATAGTCTTTATTTAAGTAAGTCCAAGTATAGTTTTTCTATGAATTTGAAAATGGCATCATATGTACTTTTTTATGACTGGAAACTGAATTGGAAGAAAGAAagtaaattgtgtttttgtaagAAAGTTATCATTCATATGTTTACCAATTTTTCTACAACCTTTGAAAGTGACAGTAACAAAGAGATGGGTTGATAATTAGCAGGTAACTCGTGGTCACCACCTTTATACAGAGGAATAACCTTAGCCAATTTTAAACCATCATCAAAGTGACCTGTTGAAAGAAACATGTTAATTGCCTCTGCTAAAACTCCCAGAACATTATCAGGAAGATAAGATAAAATTTTAGATGGGGTATCATCCCAGCCTGCAGTCATGGGATTTTTAAtgctttgtatattttttatttcagctgAATTAGTAGGAAGAAAATAAAAGGAATTTGTAATGTTTATTCCATTTAAAAAATGCATTAGAAGAAGAtgcataagaagaagaattaattttTCCTGCGAGTTCTGGACCTGCCAAGCAGTAATATTTATTCAGCTCACTGGGGTCTAAGACTATTTCAGTAGTTTGGGAAACTTTAGCTCTAAGATTATTAATTATAAGCCAAGATTCCTTTTGTTTGTGTTGGCATTTTCCATTCTGGATTTAAAAGATATATGTTTAGCTAATTTAAAAACCTTATAGATGGACCTACATTTGGAGAAATACATCAAAAATTCATTATTGCATATTATATGTTTTTTAATGTAGTTTTACAATTGTAAGTTTTTGCATTAGAAAACTCTTGATTCCTTTAGTAacataagtttttttatttttctatttatgaATTCTTTTTTGAAATGCCAACTTAAAAACTTTCATGAGTGTGTGATGAAATTGACAGAGCAAATCAGGAGAGCAAAAAATATGCCAATCTTCTTGAGTGCATAATTTGATAAACTAAAATTACATTTGCTGAAAATCCTACCCCATGTGGCTGTGAAAGGTGGATTCTTAAGAGAAAATTCACATAACATGAGATCATGATATGGTGAAAAATAAGGAATCACTCTGCACACTGCTAGATCCAGATGAAGATTAGCACAAATATAATCCAATATACTGTCATCTCTGGTTGGTTCGGTAACCAGCATtctcatattaaaattattattaagtagaATTATAATGGTAATAACATGGCTGTGTGATGAATCCATCTAATCAAAATTAAAGTCATCTGTCAAGATAATAAAAGTATTTTGGGAATTTTTTCAAGCAAGGATTCCAATCTATGAAATAATAACTGAATAATAAACTTACTGAGTCTGTACACAACAATGAGAAAAGTATTAAGCTTCCTACTAAAAGTAATAGAGAATTCAAATTCAGATTCAATGCAGAGGTGGTTAAATTTATTGTAGTCAAGCAAATTAAATTTATACTGAAATGTATTAATTATAATCAATTCTCCTCCATGGATGATGGATGATTTCAGATCTGcaaaatttatatattaaggAGTAATTGTTAATACAAAGTGTTTCTAGAGGATATAACTAGTACTCAGTTAAAAGCCAATCATTTTTGCTATGAAACACTTCCAGTTCCGTCCAGACTAGAGTACGCTTCCACTATATGGTTGGGTCCATTACCATTTTCATTACTCTGTTTAGTTTTCTTAGTAGGTATAGCCTACCCTCTTAGTCTGGTTcccaaaattgttaaaaatattttgccACCAAGACGGGCCCTGTACCCCTTTTCCTTGCTGAGATATAGCTATAACTATGCTCGCTTTACCATAAAGTTAGCATACCCACAGTTTCTAGGAAATGGCTACAGccataaattagcaataaattatagtGTTGGTCTGAATTTGGCCTTATAAAATGAACATGCTAACTTTACAGACATCAGTGAGACTGAATTTAGGAagacaaatataaaacaaacTTCTCAGAATGATAATCAAATTTGGGAAATGTAATTTTTTGGTAAGTTAACTCCTTATTCATAAATCATATTGTTTTACTGTTTTTCAAACAAATCCATAATATAGTTAGCCATATGCCATTCATAACACTTTTATAGTAAGCAGtggttaaataaacaaaaaactgaTAGTAGCTTGCCATTACTCATTTTAGTTTATGCCTTCTTATTTCTTAATTGTTTAACAGTTGACTCTCAATAATGTGGAAGCAATAAGTATTTCTATGTTATAAAAAATTCTGAGTCGTAATTCTAAATCCTTAGTCTGATATAAATGAGTCCTAAagtaatataagggcatataacagACATACATGATACTAAAAGGATTAAGTATTCTCTCACATATTTTTCACACACATCACACACTTTAAATATTTGATCATGTATGATCCATATTTACTATTTTCGTATAAACTTACCCAAAACTGGCCCTCTACCAGCTTCGTCAATTCCAAGTATGCAGGGATACTCTTTGCAAACATCGGGTATATCAGAAATATAAACTATGTTTTGTGAATTATCTTTTTCCGATATAAACGTTTTTAACGTCTCCAAGGAAGCAATCTTTTCTAATTCCATTATAATCTTATTTTCTGTAttctaaaatttaaagttttttcaaaTACAACCAACctataaaatttttacaaaataagTTTTCGCGCGTCTCTGACTGAAtaagaaaaaacataaaaatatatctGTTGTATACACGTACACGATTCACTAAACGGTAACGGTATGCCGATTTTCGTCGTTAAATTTGGTTCAGCCGCGCAGCTACGTCACGCGGGAACCCAAAATTTATTTGCTCCATTTGCTCCTTGTTTGTTGTTTGGAGTTTCGATTAATTCGTACTTGGTGGCGTTGAAAGTGATTAAATCTGGATTATTTTAGTTACAAATTGTTGTTTATTAGTACTTATCTAATACTTTGTATTTTTACCTTAAGTTAGTTAGTAGTTTATTAAAACCGGGACTATAATGTCGGGCTGTGCTGTGGCtacttgtaaaaatttaaacaaaaatacaaatacaaaaggTAAGAGTGGATAAATGCTTGTCGGAGAGAagataaaaattaatttgaaaaattgttagtacagttaaaataataatataataaaatacggaaaaatctaaaaattgtaTCTACAAAATAAGGTCATTCTAACAAAACTTCTGTTGAATTTATAAACTTTAATATAAAggtgttatttatttataaacatatttttaaagagaATATATGTGTAGTTATgctttttcatattatttcttttgataataaaaatatttgtatttgtttatttatgttatttctatttatttccttttcctattttattctgataaggaacaactaagagatactggaagccacgagaaaagataagtataacctaagctgatttttttttttttgtataataaaatgccaccctgagattatttttttatgtatgatttgcgacacttaaataattaattaaagtaattaaataaataaaaagataatataaaagtAAGAGAAAGCAGATCTTAGTAATGTATATTGgacaaaagataaaatctttaattTTCAATGGAAATTCATGTTTAAATAAAATGCATATTGGAAAATGGcagtaaaaagaatataaaatacaatttcttatttaaaaagcaatgataggtacataattttaaaattcgaaCAATATTACCGCTTGATTTAGCATTGCCGAATGAAAATTAGGTTCCCATATGACGTCACGCGTTCGCCTTTCATGCGCAAGAACATACCGGTATCTTATATGCTTATATCTCAGAGATATGTAAGACAGGGGATATGACATACGGTGAAATAGATGGGATCGGTTCGCCATATTGGTGAGTATCTGACAGATTGTTGTTTGTGTCGAGTAGTTCTGTacatagaaatttaattttaaaaatattttgagcttatttttgtacggtttttacgtttatttaaagtGGAACTATTATGACATCGTgttcttttattttgtgtccaaatAACACTCGTAATAATAAGAAAATCTCCACTGGAATATCTTTTCATAGGTTGGTATGAAATTGTAAACAGTGTACAGGGCGGTATTACTTCCGTTTTTAGTGATGCCGCGTGTAAAAAGAACATGTAatctttttaatttggtttatgtGGTTTTAGATTTCCTAAAAATGTTGAAAGGAGAAATGCCTAGATACAGTTCGTAAATAGTGTGGGAACTGGGAACcttcaaaatttattaaattggacattataattataattacacctGGACATTACACAGTATACAACTTCAATTGTACATTTCACTTGCTTTCATTtgcaaataaataagtttgtataGGTGTGGACAAAGAGATTTCAACTAGAAGgttcttgatattttgtataaagtACTACATAGTTAATAATTAATCACGTTTTTGTTTTGGCCATTCTTTAAATATGTACCtactatttgacattttttttatgtaacaacagcagttttttgcgtttaaaaatatgatttatgctttttttataataaagctaCTTTATTTGTGTACAAAATGAAGTTTCAGTCaggttataaaaaaattttggtgcatgttgaactgaaaaataaatttagtggTAACTGCTTTCCTTtagaagatttaaatattttaaaatgcaatccCACCGATCACATTAATATCACTTCCAGAGAATATAGATTGAGTAATAGTTGTGATACTGATGTGTCAGTAGATATAATTGATCATGATCACAGCTATATCAATCCTTTCTCTCAATACTCTAAAAGCATAACTACATACATTGCTGGTTATGTTGTGTTTTACTTACAAAAAAGATTAGTCTGTAGTGAATGTTTAAGCGTCTTAGTAAGTGTCACTCGgaacaactttttattttcatttattgataaaaaaaaaataaaaaaggattgcAATATCCATCTGAAAGTGTAATTGATATATTCTTTATGGATGgacaattttaaaagaaatccCTATTCCAACTTGTATGAGTACCAACTATTTAGTTACAAAAGTTTTACGGAGGTACATAAACAAAGacagttttttaaatttacttagtcATAGCATTGATCGACAATTCTCAGATAATCACAGAATACGCCTAATAAAGGCTGTAGAAAGCCGCTATATTGATATTAGGATGTTCTATATGTGCAAGAGTAAGACTGACAAATCTCTCAGTATGAGACCTCTTATTAATAAAGTGGTATTATTTAGTGGATATTTTAGTACAattcaaattgttaaaaaaaaaataaaataaaaatattgtttaaaaattcttgtaaacattgttaacatcaatataataaagctctttcatttttctaatttttattcgaGGGCTCGATCTACCATCATATTGTGAGCTAGTTTTTGTACCAGCTTTATACATAGGATGAGTGTCTCAAACTTTATATGTTACGGAAAATAAACGAAAAGCCGGTGAATATCGACAATCGCCTGTTGAGTTAGTTATTGTTGACAGTTGCAACAGCTAAAAAGTAGTATTTTCAACCGTTTAAAATATCCCGCGACTTTGACATTAGCTATAATATCCCTTATCATAGGCTCGCATTACTGGAAAAGGGATCTTTATATGCAGATATAACAATTCCATAGAAACCACAATAAGTTAAAAAAGGATAAAGAACACGGCATGTCTTTGATACAATTCTTTAACTACCTACCTATACACAataactaatttttatattttttatataaatatataaaataattatatataaatatataatttatattaatagtaCATGGAACTAACATAtctaaatgtatataaacttatGTAAGTGCACTTGCtaattgttgttttttacttgtatgtaaatgttataattttaaaaccatatcattgactggttttgtacatttttttaaactttatgtatgtaataaattttataattattataaaagtgtACTTGAAGAGTACtaaaaatgaaagtaattttattccaaataacTATTATTAATCTAACTCAATGCTTATTCCCAAACTAAACAGTAAATCGTAAATACAGTTTGAATTAATTTGAATCCGGACCTGCCCGTCGCCATATTGGAGAGTACATCCTGTCAAATTAAGTGGTCCCATTTAGTAGATACAGAAATATCGTTTGTGTCATATCCCCTCTCTTACACATCTCTGTTATATCTTGAACAAGACAATGACGTAAACGTCATTGATCTTGAATGTGTTTTGCTTTTTGGTTACGTGGCTAGTCTAAGTTCCATTAAGATAACCAGCATAatagaacataaaaataaaacttttggaATTACAGTGCAGTAACTTTTGATTTAAATTATATTGCAAAACTGCATACATTTTCATATTACCTGTTTGAGTTTACCGACAGTATAAGCTGagtatagccgcaaatgtcaaccatgaaataaaatatttcggtttggcagcaCAGATTACCTAGTGGTCTGTGTTTGGCAGTGTTGGGGCATGGTACAATTGTACCATGGTGTTGGGGTATTTTTATAATggatatgttgtatgcttcataTACAAAGAGAGAATGcttttaaaaagtatattttgatTACACCACCGATTACACTATTTTATGAGttctgtaatttttaatttatatgaaacaataacgagtaaatatttgtctctttcgagattaattatTGCTATTGctaacatctgttgcaatctggcaactgctgatttgaggATTGTCAaatctatcaaagggcaattgccaaaaaaattccaataattaactgcaattaatcttcaaagaaacaaatatttactcattcttgttttaaatcaaaaattgcagaattcataaacataatataatcaaaatgtaattttctaaagctttaactctttatatttgaagcatacagcgtATACAATATAAAACCATGCCAACACTGTTATAGCACCTAGTCCCCACTGCTCTAGTCTTTCCTCCACTTCTCTCTCAGACTTTCCTACTAacacaacatcatctgcatacaTTAAAGGACAAGGATCTCTTCTTGAAGCTCAGCTGTTGTCTGATCCAACATGAAAGAATAAATACAGTCTTAACAATAGGTCTGAAGCCCTACTTTCATACAAAATTTGTCAATTTCACCTGTATTCTTTCTAACGCTAGTTGTTACCCTCTCATAATCAGCTGTCACTCCTTTCCTACTTAATGTCCAATACAGCATATTACTGGTAATTTCGTTATATGCCTTCTCAAGATTAATATGTGCAAGTCTTTTCTAAATTTCCATTAGCCGTCCTGCTCTGCCTTGTAAAAATCCAAATTGACTTTTATCCACTTTTATTTATAGAACCTTACACTAAATTCTATTAGATTTAACCATaattgtataataataaaaattgttacTGGAAATAACTTTTGCAaaccaaataaaacactaaatagctacgtttaaaatgtctttattctTTCTCCATTTTTAGCTTCTTTGTAATATTCTTCGCCTTTTCCTGAAAATCTTCCTTCGCCTTACGCTTTGTTCCTTGAAAGTCTCTCATAATTGTGTCATGTAATTTTGTAAAACTTTCGTCATCTAATTCGTCCATGAAATTTATTAAGTTCTCCCTTTGAACACTTCGTGTGGTTTTTTCCTGGATCGCATCTGTCTCTTCTAACTTCACTATGACAAATTCAATCATTTTCTCCTCATCCGTTGATCTGATAATTGAAGTTTCTCCCAAACACCTTGCAGCATGATCTAAAACAGAGTTAGTACTAACACACTCCTTTGAGTGCACCCTGGATTCACCCCTTGTGTCATGTGTTCCATCCATACAAATTATGTTAGGGGTTTCTCCTAATTTATCTTCCATTGCAGAATTCATGGATTCTAAGGCCCAATCTTCCTTTTTAAGTGCATCATGTTGttctcctaataaaaataaaccaccaaaattatagtttactcaaaatttatagtttagagaTAATTCAAGATAAATGGTAAGAGattgaaattttattgtatattttaataggtAATCATTATGTAGTATATAGAAGTGCTCGAAGATGAAAGCAAAAATAAAGAATACAAAAGAACCTTCAACAGCAAACTATAAAACAAAGGGCATGAAAACATAAATGAGGAATGGGAAACCTGTAAAAAGCCATAAAATATGCATCTAAAGAAGTACTAAATACAATAATTAACTATTAACTTAATTACTGCAATAATTAAGAAAAAACGGAGCATATAAAAGAAAGTAGCAGCGACATTAGACCAGGTAAGTAGAAGCAGAAGACAAACAGCTATGAAAGTAAGAGGAACAAGTTCACAAAAAAAGAAAGGGGAAAATATAGACAAAGAACTTCAAGAGTTACAAAATCTATGTAAAAGAGCAGTGACAAGAAAATCGTACAAGAAAATAAGCAAATGATGATTGGAATACTGTACCATTACAAAAAAGGGGAGACTATTTGGAATACAGAAACTACCACAGAATCACGTTTCTGAACACAGCATACAAGATACTGTCCAACATAATTCATGAGATACTAAGACCATAAGCAGCAAAAGTTATAGGCAAGTTTCTGAAGGCAAAAATCAATAATGGaccaaatattttttctacagtaacttttgaaaaaaaaaatcgaatgAAATATAAACACGCACAATCTCTAAATAGACATTAAAAGTCCAACACAGAAAAGTAAAATCTGTATTCAAAATGAAGTAACAGAGctaatagatgtgaaaaaggaaTTATGATTATCAAGCTAAAATGGAATACATGTATGTACAAAACCTAACTATAGAAAGGCATACCATTGAAAGTCTGAAAACTATATATTATACTTGGATCCCTAGTTACATGCAATATTAACGATGGCGAAGAAGTGGGAAGAAGAATATTCATAACCAATAAAAGCTACCATGGCTTATAATTACACAACTAAGATCAAGTAATATTACAGAAAAAACTAAGGACCAACTATATaaaaccttaataagaccagttatTATTCGCATATGGATctgaaacctggacacttactaaaagtgAAAAGCCAATTAGCTAACTCTGAAGGAAAGATCTTAGTCACATATATGTAGGAATATTTCTtagtataagtatttagcataGTTTTATTCATTAGTTACGCCATTGCAAGATACCACTTAAACAATATGCTTAAGTCGCTATAAAAGAGACGGGATTCAGGGGCGAAGGGGACAGGAGATATGTAGACGAGATTACACATTCCTTAGCTAAACGGGATTTCGATTTTTGTCGCTCGAACTGAATAGAGGTAAATTATCGTGCACGCAGAAAAAGACGAAAGACGAAAACAATTAACGACGGGGGTGTTCGATATTTTAATTTGCAGACAATTATCCGTAATTTTGTGTACCTGTAAATAACATCATTAcagtttattttatgtaataaagacTTCTCGTATGAATCGCGGACTTGTATTCTAACGTTAGTTcctcttcaaataataaaagaactaaTAAGACCTACATATATACAACTAAAACAAAAATGTATGTGGAGAAGAAGATATAACTCTACAGGGCATACCAGGATCTTGATATCATAACATTCACGCAAATAGACTGACTTCGGTAGAAGGGACATGTGAAAAGGATGGAAGATGAAATACCTTCcaaaatgaagaaataaatgCCAGTTGGAcatagaagaagaggaagaccaaagaGTAGATATAAGGaacaaataaaacaagaactATTCTTACACAGACCAAGATCCAAAAAGGGTTGTATAGCAAATGATGATGATAAGAGACAATAACTTAAAACTCTATAGATATTTAAGTGGTGAAAGTAGTTGATTTCTGACAAGTGTGAGATTTATCACATATTCTATAACAAAGTTAgatttaatgtaaaaaaataataacaacaaacttagcagatatattatttaaaaatgtttactgtATATTACACATATCAGTGTAGGATATCATATCATTCATAGGGATGAATGTTGTGGATTCTGCTAAGAGTAAGATTTGTTACACGAGCAATACAAGGATAAAAATTCAGATAAGTCAAATTggaatataattaattataataattgtggtaggtattaaaaaaattttttggtgtTTACCTTCCTTCTTGGATAAGAAAGCATAATTCTTGTTGTTAGCATTACATTCCTGAACCTTTAAGGCTATTGGTCCCATATCATTTTGATCTTGTGTCTTGTGTATATTATACTTCTTGGACAAATTTGTGAGATCTTTACTTGTTAATAGGGCAAGTCTTTCTTGTTTTGGTGTTTCCAATTTTCTTACATCTTCTAAAATTCTGCTGGGTGACACCCCAGACGTTAACTCTACAACCATTTTTTCCTCTACACATCTCGACACATCTATTGTATGCATTCTTTTAATATGAAGATTTAGTAattcaacatttttaaatattttgctgcAAATATGGCAGGCTATTAGGAA includes:
- the LOC140434988 gene encoding uncharacterized protein is translated as MVSCAKRSCNTRSNTHKKSSGISFHRFPKDPERRDIWIKFVNRGKWKPNKYSVLCSKHFLEADMDRTSLSSIRLRDSAVPITFITPQEIMNSCTPSTLTSSEVFLIACHICSKIFKNVELLNLHIKRMHTIDVSRCVEEKMVVELTSGVSPSRILEDVRKLETPKQERLALLTSKDLTNLSKKYNIHKTQDQNDMGPIALKVQECNANNKNYAFLSKKEGEQHDALKKEDWALESMNSAMEDKLGETPNIICMDGTHDTRGESRVHSKECVSTNSVLDHAARCLGETSIIRSTDEEKMIEFVIVKLEETDAIQEKTTRSVQRENLINFMDELDDESFTKLHDTIMRDFQGTKRKAKEDFQEKAKNITKKLKMEKE